Genomic segment of Cyprinus carpio isolate SPL01 chromosome A13, ASM1834038v1, whole genome shotgun sequence:
ttaatcttttttttttcttttccaaaatgaATTCCCGCACAGCAggcaaacagagaaacaaatggcCTGTGATGGTTTTAAGTAATTTAGAGTTATTGTAGTAACCTAGTATTTTTAGAAGATTGTTCATAACATTCATTGCACGTGAATTATTGATTATTCAGTGCAGTAATTCATTCTATTATGAGAAGCATTGTTACATCAAATTAACTGGAGAGAGGCCAAGCAATCCTAAAAAaccctaaactaaactaaataatgacacaaatcatttgttttaaattctgtttGAATGAAGTTAATGAGTTCTTTTGTTGCATTAATGATACATTGTCAGTGAAGTCATATCCAAACTCCGGTGCTCCAGTTGTTTGAGATATGGGCCTCCTGCAGAGGTCAAGATATGGTCAACATTTGTGCTGTTATCACAGCTGCCTGCACTTACGTTAAAAAAGATCAAAAACTCACTACATTTATTTTGACTGGGAAAGATAAGACATAACTATTGTTCATGGATCtgattatgttaaaatgttttcttagACAGTGCTGAATATTTATTATGCCCCCTTGAATTACTGCAGTTTCACAGGACGAAAGAAAAtagaacttttaaaataattttcagccagatatttttttatatatataaaaacacatagaTATGTTTAGATACAtctgtaatatatatttcattgattTACTATTGAATATATAGTTTGTACATACAAAGTGCAATGCACCCTTTGTCCACTAGAGTGGCCTATTGTGCAGATACTGAATTCccacaaaatcacaaatatatcaCAGCACTGAGGTAAAGAAAGCAATGAAGCTCATTCTAAAGTTTACGTCAGATATtacttgcatttctttttaaattattttttaatgcattagctgTTTAATGGTATCTTTTTGAGAAAACCGCAGTCAGTCAACAaattttgatttcacatttttctttaatgatgatgtaatgagtttctgaaatactgtaaaagTGGTACATTGCAATTAGTTGTTTATAAGGCAATCTTTTCATAGTCATACATCAGCAACCATGGCAAGGTAAAGACAGACCACCCCTTTTTAATATGTAATCTGCCAATGCACATCAAGGGAAAAGTTGTTTTAATATGGCAAGTACCCTTAAACTGAGTTTTAAACCTGACAAATGAAATTTTCATGCATATTGTGGGTCATTTGGAAaacctgaccaaaaaaaaaaaaaaaaaaaaaaaagaagaagatttttttaaaaatgtttttattctggcTGGGTCTAAGGATAAGGCCTTAGCATTACCActtaaaagtaacattaaaaatatacttgccTTGAATGTACAGTGTGCTCTGTGGGCATTGTCTTTATTGTATTACAAACAAGTGCACTgcaaaattattttcaacataattaATTGGAATGCTTCACACTTCTTCCCTTGACTGTTTTTGACAATAAAGAGCCCCTGCCCACCCTGATTACGGTAACTTCAGCTACAAAAAACAACACGGTTTAACAGCAATCcttaaatacaaatcaaaaacagttttaagaactaatttaacatatttaaatgtcacatttaaataGCTTAGATATACAGTCATTTAGCTTTAGATTTGTGTACAAACAGTATTTACCTAAACAACTAACTTTGCTTCTCATGAGCTCTCCATTGCAAAGTCCTCTAATTCACTCATAGTTTTAATATCTGTGTGTCTTTCATTGTCGTTTATACTGTTTTCTGCATACAAAGATGGATTGTGATTTTGCTCATGTGACCTGTACAGTATATCAGGGTATTGCTGTGAATCTCTGTTGCTATTCTGCAGATGACCATTCTGACTCCACGGTTCACTACCTCTCTCAAGCGTATCCTGGTTGTCTGCTGATGTCGACATTTCAGATGATGACCTCAAGGGTGTTAATGAAGACGCAGCCATTGGCAAAAGCCCACGATACAGCATGTAGGGAGTGTTCAACATCTCCAATGATCCCGGCTGTGTTAGAGCACCCTGAGACCTCTGACGGACATTCAGCTGTACATATTTACCAGTTTCTGGGTCATAAAATGTCTTTGTCTTAACCAGTAATGGTACATCCACCATGAAGTACTGCCCTGAGTTTGGGTCTTGCAAAAGTTTTCTCTGTGTCACGGGGAAAGGTTGGGTGACTATACTGTGTGCTGGGAGGGTGTGATTTGGCTGGATGTCATACTGTGAAAGAGGAGGTGAGGCTTGCACCTCTAGATGTGTTGACAGTGTGTCCGAAGGTGAAGAGGGCACACCAGAGATGTTTCTGATTGATTTGGACTCTAGCTGGTCTTGGTTTTCAGGTGCCATCTTGGGGGTCTCTGCCTTTTTCATACGTCTCGTTGTAAGTCTTTGTGCTCGCCGAAGAGCTTTTTCAGATTTTGGGGGCACCGCTGGAGGTTTACCGAGTGGCCTCATATCACTACAGGCTGATTCGGGTCTTTCATAGCAGGATGACTCTGGTCTTTCGTAGCAGGCGGACGCAGGCCTTTGGTAGGTGTCTCTGTAACGTTCATGCTTGGGCATGAAGGCTACACTTATGTTGGCCACATCTGTGATGCTCGCTGTACAGTTCTCCATATCCTCTGACATTGTGCTGATGACAGAACGAGTTTCTTCTTCCTCAAAATGTTGGCTCCTTCTCTGAAGGCTCTTtgattgttttgttgcattttctgCTGAGGGCAAGTTGTTGTGGAGTGTCTCTTTTAATTTATGGAGCCGAAGGGCAGCAATAGCTGGGTCATGGTTGACTGGAGGGTTAGCAGACTCTATGGGGTGAATTTCATCTTCTTTCTCTGAACCGCACTCACTCAGGTGTTCCTTTGGGGAGCCAATCCTGAAGTCTTCAGAAAATGACCTGTGAAAACGTGGCTTGACGGTTTTGGTCACAGATGATGTTCTGATGGTATTATCCTTCACTCTGAACATGACAGGTTTCCCCATGGCTGGAGAAGAAGAGTTGGATTGCGTTCCTGTCGCATGAACTTTATTGTAGTCTATTAAACTTTGCAAAAATGAGTCTTCCTTTTTCTCTTCCTCTGATTTTTCAGCTGGGTCTGTGTTTTGAGACACTTTGAGACTTGGAGGAGGTGGTTCAGGTGCTTCTTTTGGCTTTATTTCAGTGTCAAGAGCATTCACTGTGTAATATTGTAGTTCTTCCATTTCTTCTCCAGGTGGTGATGCCATATTTATTTGGTTGTCTGCTGCTTTTACAGTGCCAGACACTGACAAGTTTGCAAGAGATTCTTGTCTTCCACAATGAGAAAGATTGCCCTTTTCAGTTGTTTTGTCATGAGTCATTTGTCTTGATCTGCTTATTGTTCTGTTGGCTTGCAATGGTACACCTTGGGGATTCTTGGACTGATAAATGTTGTTCCTTTCCCTTCTGTTTGGATGCTCCATTAAAGTTGGTTTAGTGTTTGATTCCTTTTGATTTGTTAGAGCCTTTGGTTGGGTGCCCAATGATGCAGGTTCATTTTGTGAACCTGAAGCTAACGGTGATACAGGTTTTAGTTGAACTGTACTGGGAACCAAGTGGTTTTGGTTTTGAGATAAAGTCtctttatctgtttgttttttaagttgtgATGTTTTTTGCTTGAGATTTTGACATTTCTCCATTGAAATAACATCTCTTTTAGTTTCTCCCCCTATATCTGACACATTTCCATATAAATCTTTATGAATTCTTAAAACTGGCTGATCATAACTGTCAGTTTTAGGGAATATATCAAGCTCTTTCGTATCATCTTCAGCAGAGATAACTTTCAGTCTAGCATAGTCTGCGATAGCTGATATTTCTGGTCTAGTCCCCTTCATGTTCCTCTGAGTAGCTTCTGGTTTGGATACTATACATTCTTTTCTTGTGTTCTGTTGACTTAACCGAGCATGTTCTTGTTCATATCTTGCACTTCCTTTTGTTTCTGGCTGATACTGGTTTGTATTACTCTGTTCACCCTGTTTTGTCTCCGTAGCGTCAACATTTCGTTCTTTCTTCCCTCTGAGGCTGCTTCTGTTTTCATTAACTTTCAAATCACCATCGTTTTGACCACTCAGATTTAATACAGggtcttctttctttcttttgtcacTGTTCAGTCTGGGTTGTTTATTATCATAGACTTTTATATCTTGTGTCTCAACTGCACCTCGTCTTGGATTAATTTCTGTCTTTTCTAATTTAATTGGACTGTCTTTCTTAAGTGGTGTGATTTCTTTTCCAACATCATATGTATTTTTGCTTGCCATTTCAATGTGCCCTTTCATATTATCCACAGTTTTGGGTTCATTTTGGACTGTAAGGGACTTCACTGGTAAGTTCTTTTGCTCTGTAAAGTCTTTTTCACCCACAAGTTCAGCTACAACAGCTCCTTTCTTTCCtttcagattttccttctttatCACTTCATGTTGGTTTTTGTGGCCTGCCATGAATTCCTTGTTTGATGATACTTCCGCTGTAGACACTTTTATGTCCTCTAAGTGAATTTTTGGGACTACAAAACAGGCCTGGTCTTGTTTTACAACAGTACACACATCCTCACCAATAATGCTAACTTTATCCCTATAATTATTAACATGTGTGGCAGCGCTATCTTTTAAAACCATTTCATTCCTCGTGTTAAATTCAACTTGTAACTTCTCTTGTGACCTTTTCTCCCCTCCTTTCTCATCCTCCTTTCCATTCTTTTGCAGAGTTTGAGCATGTTTTTCTGAGACAGATTCTTGTTTCATAGCCATTACAGGATCCTTTTGTTTTGCCTCATCCAcagttttctcaacttttaagTTAAATACTTCTGTTCcatgtattttattcttttgagatgTAAATGTATCAGCATCATTAAACAATTTTTCTTTACCTTCCACCTTTTGAGATTTCTTTTTAGATTGGGGAATCATCCTTTCAGGAATTGTACTTTCAATGAGTTTAGTAATGACTGTATCCTTTGCCATGGATGAAATAGGTGCCTTTAAAACCTCAGTCTTTGTTGGTCTTGTTGATTCATCTGTTGTTGTAGGTTGTTTAGCCGTCAGGGATACATTCTCAGTTTTCATTGGGGACTCTCTAGAATTAGATACAACATCAATATTTCCTGTCATTTTCAGACTTTGCACTTTATCAGTGTTTCTCACTTGCTCCTCAACTTTCTTTTCCTTCAACTCAATATCATTTCCCCTATTTTGCCTTGATGGTTCAATGTGAGTATCTTGATCTTGTTCAACATTTTCTGTATCTTTGAGTATTATGGTGGCATCTCTTGTAGAATGACCAAGCTCTGGCGTATTGTTTCCTGTACTCTGCTGCTTTTCAGCCATGTTGTTGGAATGAGTTACTGATATGGTATCATAGTGTTGCACTTTTACTTGCTTGATTTCGCTCTCAGTCCCCTTTAAAGGTTGACTTGTAATGGATGCTTGCTGATCAGAAACCTGTCTGGAGTCTTctggatgtgtttgtgttgtgtctgAGCTTTTTTCTTTGGATGGTAGAGGTCTGTTCATTCCATGATTTATTGGCTTGTGTGGCAGGCGAGTCTCAGTCTcctccttttctttttgttttctctcatcCTGCATATGTTTTGATGTGAGATGACCGCAAACTCTGACTGGTAGTCCATATTTAGCTAAGAGGTCCTCATATGATGTACTGATTCTTCCTGTGATGCCTGACTTATCTGTAGTTGCCGGTGGTTCACACTTTCCAATCTTGTCTTCTTTTTCTTCAATGTTTGAAGACACTTCAGTCTGTCTGTGAACATCATCATGTTCATTTTCCACTCtcgtgtttttaatacaaaagcTTTCATCCTTCACAAATCTGTCAGTTTCAACAGAACTCTCCTCTTCTTGTTTTACCGGATTTTGTTGTTCATCAATATGACACTTACTTGACACACAAATAGTGTAGATCATCGGTTCATCATTTGAAGCTGCTTCTGTTTTGCTTGAGACACAAATACCATAAATGATAGGTTCCTCTACAGGCTCCTTATTGCTTGGTGTAAGAATGGTGATGTTTGATGCACCTGCTGTGGATTCTACATTCTGTGTTAAAACAGGCTGTATATTATTCTTTTGAGTTGCATCCTCCTCTACTATTACTTTATGCTGGGGGGAACTATTTGGTTTTAGTGCATCTTCAGCTGATTTTTGGGGTTTGGAATTGGTTGGATCACTTCTTGAGACGCTTTTGTGGACTTTTGTGGATTGTTTTTCTCATGTGATATTTCTAATAGTCTGGGAAAtccttgttgttgttttgggCTTGCACTTTCtgttattttctctctctgttgacAGTTATTTACTACGTCTGAATCATCTTTTATTCTTGAGATACCCTCATGGTTTCTTGGAAGTTCATTCTTTTCAAATGAGAACAGAGTCTTTGTATTTTCATCATCTTGATGGATTTCTTTTTGCTGACAGCTTTCTTTTGCTTCAGCTTCAGCTATTTGTGTTTGTGATTCTTCATCTGTTTCTGGTTTTGAGTGACTCTCCACCATTTGGTTTACAGAGGTTGTTTCTACAGTCTTTACTTGTGAAGTGTTGTTTTGTTGCTTAGCCAAGTCATTTTCCtgtgttatattgtttttgtttattaacacTTGTACATCTTCATTATTGAAAGGTTTTAGTGTTTCTGTCTCCCTGGTTCTTTGTGAAACCAGGTCATTTGTTGGTCCAGAGTTATTTCTGACTGTATTGTCTGTTGATGAAACCTCTGAATCTGAATTGACCCCAGAATTGTGTTTGTAGGTTCTATTTATAAGCTGCTTTGGATCTACATTCAATGTATTGGTTTGAAGGTTTGAGGTGAGCTCTGATTTGGCTGGTTCCATCAGCCGTTTAGCAGgtggaattacatttttaaacttaatgTCACTTGATGAGGATGTCAGTTGACTAGCTGCAATCCCAGAGCTATTTTTGATTGGTTCATTTTTAGACTGTTCCACGGCAGCAGTAATCTTACTTTTAAGATGTACATCAGCTTCCTCAACTTTGGGTGTGTTTTTCTCCAATCCCAAGAGAGAATTTTTATTCAAATCACTGTTTGACTTTGTAGTTTCAGTACTTGTAACATGTAAGTCTTCTTTAATTATATCAGCAGGTTTAGTCACAGTTTTTTCAGCGGAAGTATACTGACTCTGGCTACTTCCATACAGATTTTCTTTCTGATCATGCTgaactgtttgtttttcattatgcTGTGCAGGTGGATTATGGGAAGTGTAGTTCTCTCTGTAAGTCTTGACTGTGGCTGTAAAGTGACCTGACATCAATTCCTCTGGTGACATTTCATGACTTTGCTTTGCAGATTCCTTATTAGTGTTTATACTCTCTGAGCGTGTCATACTTATTTGTTTATCTCCTGAAATTCTGGATGGCTGGTAGTTTTTAtggacattatttttcatatttgccACTGTTGCCCTTCTGTCCTGAGTAGACGTTTCTTTCATCTCATTATCATCAGCTGAATGTTTGTCATTCTGTCTTTCTATAGCCaaagttttgtattttacattctCATCCTTCTTTTCTGGGACTGCATTCTGATTATCTTCAAAATGAAGAGGTGGTATTTCTGTTGATGGTGGAGATCTATTCTTGGGATGATCATTGTGCAATTGAATTTGTTCTTTGTATTGGGTTACACTGGAATAAGTGATATCTTGAAACAAATGATTCAGCTTGTCTGCTGTGATTTCCTTCTTTACAGAATGACCTTCTTGGCCATCATTATTGATAGTCCCtcttgtttttgttgcatttctcGCAAGAATTGCTTGTTTGGAAAGTCCCTTTTCTTTAATTGCTGATATTTCCTTTTGAGCATGTGCTTTCAATTTCGAAGTCAGTATTTCTTGTTTACTTTGGCTTCTTTCCTTGTAAGAAAGCACTCTTGTTGTGACCTTGTCAGTATCTTTACTCATTGTACtgtcttttgtttcatttgtattttgaaaatccTTTCTCACATATCCAGGTGATGGACTTGTAATGTCCTGCACTTTGTAGCCTTGTTGCTCTTTTACAGGCTCTGTTATGGTTAGTTTTTCAGCTGTGTCATATTTAATTGGATTTTGTGGGTTTTCTGATTTAgccaaaacaaatgtattatctCTTAACCTCCTTGCTTGCTCATTATCTCTAATGGCAAGAATATCATTTATGCTGAACCTGTTTTGTTGTTTAGTTGGTAAACttgtattattttgatttgaGGTATCAATGTTTGGGACGACTGAATCTTTATCTGGCAAAGTAGGATTTGATGCACCATTGTTGGTGGAAAACTCATTTTGATGTATGTGTAGTGTACTTGAAGATGTATTGGACATTTTATAACTGTTGGCACCAGTTTGTTCAATCATCTCTGATTTTTTCTGTGTCCATACACTTTCCTTAGTGTGTCTGTCTTCACTTGTTGATGACATGTGCCACTGTTTGTTAGGCTCATACCTGTATGGCTGATAAGAGTACAATCCTTCATTCTTTTGACCTTTAAAGTCATGAGCTCTCTGATCAAATGTATCTTCTGTCACCATGGTGTTTAAAGAAGAATTTTGCACTGGTACTCCtttaacaaaatcatttttgacACTGAAGCTTTGTAAACCACCATAAACTTCTGTAAGAGGAGATGTTTTGGTCTGGAGACTGTTTTTTGGTATTCTGTATGATTCAATAGGctttgaaaatgtgcttaattggtTGTCATGTATAGATTTTTCACTGTAAGATGTTTTCCTGGGTGATACTGTATCTTTCCTGACCTCTTTCTCTTCCTGCTTTGCGAGTCGACCAAGTTTAATGTCTTCATTCACTTTTTGCATGTATGTTTCCTTTCGGACAGAATAGCTGTCATTGGCAAAATAATGCTCAGCGGTGGACTTTCTCTGTTTGTCCATTTCAATCAGTGCTGCTATTTCTCCTCTAAATGGCTGTGATTCAGATCTGCTGTCTGTTTCCTTGACTGAACCAATCTGGTCCCATGGGCATTTTTCTTTAACAGCCTCATTTTGA
This window contains:
- the LOC122147254 gene encoding cardiac-enriched FHL2-interacting protein-like translates to MSSLEKRHTGQQESMQGHRKYSNGLSDASNSGSFMDDTDREVSNLTDRAFRSLSIGEEAIYNDSEFSSSPTERHKAFEEETQQKTISHEALSYSIQQCGEAGVQSEMASTFQHSYVDVTHQEQAFREGSLSYMSNGSKEVTWQKSRSTSRVSSLIKAFSSGECYHDSGTCDVILARDRYRDFGSESWDRSAMLSIQRELSEFSSGYHQNFKSGPFQSYRNHFYTSDVGATVAQMDTTVLMKSSKSKFKALNSTNCFFHSEFSPFQLWEEYNRFSFQSTNVSGFMSPREFPRWYDSPMYKELKDNHRIPNSPCESRRFEQKQIQDVVASQCSRSTVVQKTSAIEKRCESEMTSNYPPWKKNNNLVRNKLPGNRPSTVSPTNERTCRPDSNLFRNNKVTHEIVVKSNLPSNVTPFNITQLLTPVIHTRQETETSEILRFAQTPSVSDYSSQGETDPKLQTDVKHMHDSYKFKASSLLFNLKDNRKRVKSTYSPTRFKGLEITDRNKQTSKLEGRESRFSDILVSQETAQENLIGKDARASCNLIGEPSEAPITTKDYTDGFGSYDILTLTSPQIQDRVANYKLFRESSEGHSSSTDPLANTELSTRYLSAQDKSSLTSESHLKDLNGTFIPARPEIANVLPRAYPPTHSLPAQTSERYGQSNNASQNDLKQRKDFGRKAFIEYSQNEAVKEKCPWDQIGSVKETDSRSESQPFRGEIAALIEMDKQRKSTAEHYFANDSYSVRKETYMQKVNEDIKLGRLAKQEEKEVRKDTVSPRKTSYSEKSIHDNQLSTFSKPIESYRIPKNSLQTKTSPLTEVYGGLQSFSVKNDFVKGVPVQNSSLNTMVTEDTFDQRAHDFKGQKNEGLYSYQPYRYEPNKQWHMSSTSEDRHTKESVWTQKKSEMIEQTGANSYKMSNTSSSTLHIHQNEFSTNNGASNPTLPDKDSVVPNIDTSNQNNTSLPTKQQNRFSINDILAIRDNEQARRLRDNTFVLAKSENPQNPIKYDTAEKLTITEPVKEQQGYKVQDITSPSPGYVRKDFQNTNETKDSTMSKDTDKVTTRVLSYKERSQSKQEILTSKLKAHAQKEISAIKEKGLSKQAILARNATKTRGTINNDGQEGHSVKKEITADKLNHLFQDITYSSVTQYKEQIQLHNDHPKNRSPPSTEIPPLHFEDNQNAVPEKKDENVKYKTLAIERQNDKHSADDNEMKETSTQDRRATVANMKNNVHKNYQPSRISGDKQISMTRSESINTNKESAKQSHEMSPEELMSGHFTATVKTYRENYTSHNPPAQHNEKQTVQHDQKENLYGSSQSQYTSAEKTVTKPADIIKEDLHVTSTETTKSNSDLNKNSLLGLEKNTPKVEEADVHLKSKITAAVEQSKNEPIKNSSGIAASQLTSSSSDIKFKNVIPPAKRLMEPAKSELTSNLQTNTLNVDPKQLINRTYKHNSGVNSDSEVSSTDNTVRNNSGPTNDLVSQRTRETETLKPFNNEDVQVLINKNNITQENDLAKQQNNTSQVKTVETTSVNQMVESHSKPETDEESQTQIAEAEAKESCQQKEIHQDDENTKTLFSFEKNELPRNHEGISRIKDDSDVVNNCQQREKITESASPKQQQGFPRLLEISHEKNNPQKSTKASQEVIQPIPNPKNQLKMH